The genomic region CAGGCACGTGCCAGAGCAACAACGAGACGGTGTGGACCTACAACCAGGGCCTGGCGATCGGCGCCGGCCTCGAGCTGTGGCGGGCCACCCGCAACCCCGAGCTGCTGACCACGGTCCGGCGGCTGGCGGACTCCGCGATCGGTGCGCGCGGTCTGGTCTCGAACGGAATCCTGACCGAGTCCTGCGACGTGCTGGGCAAGGTCTGCGACGACAACCAGAAGCAGTTCAAGGGCATCTTCATGCGGTACTGGATGGACCTGACCGACACGACGCACAACCGCCGCTACACCGCCTTCCAGACCCGGCAGGCCGCCACGGTCTGGGACAACGACCGGGACGCGGCCGGACGACTCGGCCTGCGCTGGTCCGGTGCGGCCAGTCCGACCGACCCGAACGTTTTCGACTGGCGGACCCAGGCCAGTGCGCTCAGCGCGCTGATCGCCGACGTACCGGCGCAGCCGCCGGTGAGGTCTCTGTCGGCGAGCATGTCCCCGGCCCAGCCCGTGGTGCTGTCCGCGAGCGGGAGCGCTACCCACGTCAAGCTGGTCGCTCGGCTCCAGGCGACCGCGCCCGCCGGTCAGCGGATCAAGGCTGAGGTACGGGCCTCAGGGCCGTCCGGCTGGACCGTGAGCCCGCGTCAGGCGACGGTGACGCTGTACCCGAAGGGCAACGCCGTACCGGCACAGGCCGAGGTCGAGCTCGACGTGACCATCCCCGGCGGTACGGCGGACGGCCGCTACCCGATCACCGTGTCGGCGACGTCCGGCCCGCTGCTCAGCTTCACCACGCAGGCGGAGATCCTGGTGGCGCGCACCGTGAACTTCGACACCGGCACCGCGGCCGAGCTGCCCTGGCTGTGGGACGCCGGCGGATCGCAGAGCCACGGCCCGCAGAACCGCTTCGCCGACGGCAACGCGTACTTCGTCTACCGCTTCCCGTTCCCGTCCGGCACCACCGCCGCGTCCACGACCCTGACGATCGACAACGAGTACCACGTCGAGGTCAGTGGCGACGGCCGCCGGTGGACCACCGTCGCCCGGGAGACCCGCCACATCCACGGCGGCGAGAACAAGGCCGTCCGCACCTTCGACCTGACTCCCCACCTCGGCCCGGACAAGGCAGCCTACGTCCGCGTCTCGGACTCGTTCCCCGAAGAGGGCTGGGGCGGCCGCGTCACCCACGTGAGCGCGGCGTTCACCAGCTAGGCCCAACAGCTGACGGCGGCCGGCCCGGAACCAGACGTTCCGGGCCGGCCGCCTCCGGCTCGCCGATATCAACCGCCTCCACCGGCGCACCGTCTCTCAGCAAGCCCAGCAGCAACTGGCCGAGGCGAGGTGGGAAGACCGTCTCCGAGGTCTCCACCAGCTCCTGCGCCCGCCACCACCGGAACCCCAAGATGCTGCGCGTTTCGTACTCACTGAGCTGCGCCGGCACCGGGGCGAACCGTCAACCCTGTGCATCAGCCACTCCTCGTGCACCTCGACAGCCCGGCCGTCGAACTCGTACGTGTGATCCCGCCACCACACCGGACTCCCGACCGCGAGCTCCGCCAGCCCGGTCTCCTCGTACGCCTCGCGCGCCGCGGCCTCCTGCAGCGTTTCGCCCGGCTCGACCCCACCACCCACGGGGTACCAGCACTCGGCTCCTGTCCGAGGGTCTTTGCCATGGATGAGCAGCACACAGCCCTCCCCATCCAGCAGCAACAACTTCACCGCAAGTCTCACCACGACAGCAACGGTAGGGGCAGCGGCATCACTGGTCTTCAGGTGAGCGTCTCGGGCAAAGGTGTCGGCTGATGACGTGCCGCGTTCAACCAGATGCCTCGGTGCTTCAGGCGGCATCGACACGCCGCTCGCCGACGACGTACCGCCCTGCAGACCTACGCTGCAAGTCCATGCAACTCGAGCCGACAGGGGAAGGATCGTGGCGCTACGGTTCATCGGCAGGGACCCCAATTCACCCAATACCAACTCGCCCACCGTATGGGTCGACGAGGCCGACGGCAGTCTGGTCATCCAGGGCTGGAAGCTCGACGAGGAGGCCACTGCGGCGGTGAACGCCACGGCTCCGGTCCCGGAGCACGAGACCGTGCTGCGAATCCCCGCTCGCATGGCACCGTTTCTGAAGGAGGCGATGGGTGACGTCTGAGCCGGCCGCGTTCCAGTTGTTCAGGGCCGCTGAGCGCAGCGCGCTCCATCTCGAGACCAGGGACTTGTACGAGCCACGCGATCCGGACTGGAACGAGTGGAGGTCGGGCGGACGGTTCGACCCTGCGCGACGGTGGCACGTCTTCCACGACCTCGTACGGGATACGACGAGTCGCGGAGTCGAAGTACGGCGTGCCCGCATCGTCTCGGAGCCCATCAGCGAGTACGTCCGCTTCGAGTACGACGTGACCGAGCCGCACAACCTCGCCGCGGGCGAGCAGGTGCGGTGGCTGCCACGCCAGCACAGTGCTGAACTGCTGGTACCGGCCAACGACTTCTGGGTGTTCGACGCCCAGGTCGTGCTGTGGAACTTCTTTGACGGTGACGGATCTTGGGTTGGCGAGGAGCGGGTCGACGACCCGGAGTTGGCGAGGCTGTGCGTAGCATCGTTCGACGCTGTCTGGGATCGGGCGATCCCGCACCAGGAGTACCACCCGAGCTGAAAGACGTCCGTTGCCGACCCCTCCCGCCTTCTCCAACGCGCAGAAGGCCAAGCGCGACTTCGGTGTCCGTCTCGGTGAGATCCGGAAAGCCGCCGGCTTCACCGGACGGGCACTCGCCAGCTCGTGCGGGTGGCACGAGTCGAAGGTGTCTCGCATCGAGAACGGCCGGACCTCGCCGTCCGCCACCGACGTCCAGGCCTGGGCGGAGACCTGTGCGGCCCTCGACCAACTGCCCGACCTCATCGCATCGCTCGAGGCCATCGAAGGTATGTTCGTCGAGTGGCGCCGGATGGAACGCACCGGCCTCAAGCGAGCTCAGCAGGCGGTGCTCCCGCTGTGGGAGCGCACCCGCCGGTTCCGCACCTACTCCCCGTGGCTGATCCCCGGGGCGGTGCAGACCGAGAGTTATACGCGTGCGGTCCTGCGTGGAACCTCTGCACGTCGCGGCCTACCGGACGACGTGGACGCCGCTGTGACAGTCCGAAAGGACCGCCTGCGGCTCTTGTACGAGGGGAACCGGACGTTCGCCGTACTGATCGAGGAGTCGGTGCTGCGCAACGTGATCGGCGGCGCCGACGTGATGGCCGGTCAGCTCGGTCACCTGCTGACCGTGGGCGAATTGCCGTCCGTGTCCCTGGGGATCCTGCCGATGGGGCTCGATCGGACGGGGATGCCGCCCGTCGAGGACTTCTGGATCTTCGACGACAGTCAGGTCAACGTCGAGCTGATCTCGGGATACCTCACCATCACCCAGCCGGGCGAGCTCGCGATGTACGCCGATGCCTTTCGCCGGCTGGCTGACCTCGCGGTCGTCGGCGCAGGTGCTCGACGTCTGGTCGCGGCCGCGATCGAAGCCCTGGAGTGATGCCTGCAAGTCTGTGCAAGTTCGTCGCGCGGAGATCTTGAGGCGCCGTACCGTCACATCATGAAGGAGGCACGCCACGGGGTCGAGCAAAGAGGCGGCGTCGAGTGGGTGGGACACCCGAACGACGGTCAGTCAACGGAGTCGGGACCTGGCGAACCACAGCAGCCGAAGGTCAACGTCGACCAGCGCGTCAACCACTGCGAGTACGGCCGCGGCACTGTGGTGCTGTTCCATGGCGATCTGCTGCAGGTGCTCTGGGACAGGCCGCTCCTTGAAGGAACGTCGTCACGGCTGATGTCGCATGACGCCTCGTTCGTACGGCAACTGACACCCTTGATCGTCGATGCCGACGGTCGGGAGTTCTCTGCCTCATAGAACGGCGGGGTGCGGCGTGTGACTACCGAGACCGCGTTCGCCCCGCCAGCCACCCGCCACGCGCTGCTCCCGCGAGGCCCCTCAGAGAACGAACGAGCCCCACCCGCAGGTGGCGGGTGGGGCTCGTTGTGACGGCTGGAGGATCAGACGTCGTAGTACAGCTCGAACTCGTGCGGGTGGGGGCGGAGCTGGATCGGGGCGATCTCGGTCTCGCGCTTGAGGTCGATCCAGGTCTCGATCAGGTCGGAGGTGAAGACGTCGCCCTCGAGCAGGAAGTCGTGGTCGGCCTCGAGGGCGTCGATCACGGCCGGCAGCGAGGTGGGGACCTGGTTGAGCTGCTTGTGCTCCTCCGGCGGGAGCTCGTACAGGTCCTTGTCGACCGGGTCGGCCGGCTCGATCTTGTTGCGGATGCCGTCGATGCCGGCCAGCAGCTGGGCCGAGAAGGCCAGGTACGGGTTGGCCGACGGGTCGGGGCAGCGGAACTCGATGCGCTTGGCCTTCGGGTTCGAGCCGGTGATCGGGATCCGGATGCAGGCCGAGCGGTTGCGCTGGGAGTAGACCAGGTTGACCGGGGCCTCGAAGCCGGGGACCAGCCGGTGGTAGGAGTTCACCGTCGGGTTGGTGAAGGCCAGCAGCGACGGGGCGTGCTTGAGCAGGCCGCCGATGTACCAGCGGGCCATGTCCGACAGGCCGCCGTAGCCGGACTCGTCGTAGAACAGCGGGTCGCCGTTGCTCCACAGCGACTGGTGGCAGTGCATGCCCGAGCCGTTGTCGCCGAAGATCGGCTTCGGCATGAAGGTCGCGGTCTTGCCGGCCGCCCAGGCGGTGTTCTTGACGATGTACTTGAACTTCATCACGTTGTCGGCGCTGGTCAGCAGCTCGTCGAAGCGGAAGTTGATCTCCGCCTGACCGGCGGTGCCGACCTCGTGGTGGGCGCGCTCGACGACCAGGCCGGACTTCTCCAGCGCCAGCGTGATGTCGTCGCGCAGCTCGCCGAAGTGGTCGGTCGGCGCGACCGGGAAGTAGCCGCCCTTGTAGCGGACCTTGTACCCGCGGTTGCCGCCGTCCTCGACCCGGCCGGTGTTCCAGGCGCCGGCGATCGAGTCGATCGCGTAGTACCCGGTGTTGGCCTTGGTCTCGAACCGGACGTCGTCGAAGACGTAGAACTCCGCCTCCGGCGCGAAGAACGCGGTGTCCGCGATGCCGGTCGAGGCCAGGTACGCCTGGGCCTTGCGGGCGATGTTGCGGGGGTCGCGGCTGTAGGCCTCACCGGTCAGCGGGTCGTGCACGAAGAAGTTGATGACCAGCGTCTTCGCCCCACGGAACGTGTCGATGAAGGCGGTGGTCGGGTCGGGCAGCAGCATCATGTCGGACTCGTGGATCTGCTGGAACCCGCGCACCGACGAACCGTCGAACGCCAGGCCCTCTTCGAAGACCTCAGGTCCGAACGACGACACCGGGACGGTGAAGTGCTGCATGATGCCCGGCAGGTCGCAGAACCGGACGTCGATGATCTCGACGCCCTCGTCCTTGACGTAGGCGAGCAGCTCCTCAGCGCTGGAAAACATACGTACTCCTCGGGGTGGCTCAGAGATTGTTCTGAACGTAGGCCCTGCCGATTACTCGGCCGTGACCCCAGTGTTTCGCGGATGTTACGCCCAGCGTGTCCGCGCTGACCCACTGGCGAGGGCGGGGGAGTGCAGTGAGAACTGCGGCCCGTCCGTAGGCTAGTCACTATGGCATCCTCCGCGCATCCCGGCACAGGGCCCGCCGAAGAGTTCCGTTATCCGGGCAGCCGGCTCGGGCTGCCCGAGGACGGGCCGGGGTCGGTGACCGGCTGGGGGCGCCGGCTGCTCGCGCTGGTCGTCGACTGGCTGATCGCCGGACTGATCGCCTCGGCGATCACCAGCAAGCCGATGTGGGCCGGTGGCAACGACTACAACACGGCCCAGTTGGTCACGTTCTTCGCGATGTCGGCGATCCTGGCCGGGCTCGTCGGCTTCACCGTCGGTCACCGGATCTGCGGCCTGCGGGTCCTCCGGGTCGGCGCCCAGGGCCCGGGTTACACCGCACAGGTCGGCCTGCTGGCCGGCGTGATCCGCGCGTTCCTGATCTGCCTGGTGCTGCCCGCAGTCGTGTACGACCGCGACCGCCGCGGCCTGCACGACCGCGCCGCCAGCACCATCGTCGTACGCCGCTGACCCCTACCGGCCACCCGCCGCCGAAGATCCGCGATCGGCGGCAGCATGGTCGGCATGAAGGTGATCACCGCCACCCTGGCCGCCACCGTGCTGCTGGTCAGCTGCGGCGCCGACCCGGCAGGATCCAGTACACCGGGCCCGTCGCCGTCGCCGTCGACGCCGTCGCCCGCGATCACGCCGAGCGCCACCCCGTCGCCCGCACCCACCCCCACGCGAACGCCGACGCCGAGTCCAACGCCGCGGCCGACGACGCCCAAGCCGGTGGCGCCGCCGAAGGCCAAGGACGGGACGAACGTCGCCGCGTGCCGTGACGGCAACTGCCAGATCCTGGTCACCGGCAGGACCACGATCCGGTTCAGCGGCGGCCGGATCGTGGTGACCCAGGTCGGCCCGAAGTTCGCCACCTTCACGCTCACCGGCCGGTACGGCGGCGGGAACGGGCAGCTCGGCCCGAACTGCGCGGTCACCTTCGGGTACGGCGGCCTGAGCACCCGCTGCGGCGGGACCAAGCCGGCGCCGCGGACCGAGGACCCGCCCGGTCTCACCCTGCGTGCGCCGTACGTCGCCGGCCGCCGCGCGATCATCGACCTGCACGCGCGCTGAGGCCGCGCGCCCAATCAGCCCGGCTCCTGCGTTTCTCACGGGTTGGCCCGCGAGAGGCAGGGTTGGCCTACCAAATTCTGGCGGGCCAACCCTTCGTGTGCGTGGTCAACCCGTCGGAGTTCGGCCGGGGGCGGCTGGGGGTGGAGTCAGCGGCGGGTGAGGAGGAGTTGGACGTCGTCCAGGTAGCCGGCGCGGAAGCCGGCCTCGGAGTACGCGAGGTAGAACTCCCACATCCGGCAGAACGTGTCGTCGAAGCCGAGGGTGGCGATGTTCGGCCACTGCTCGATGAACCGGTTGCGCCAGATTCGCAGCGTCCGGGCGTAGTCGGGGCCGAGGCTGCGCAGGACCTGTGTGTGCAGGCCGGTGTGCTGGTTGGTGACCTGCTTGATCACCTTGACCGACGGGATCAGGCCGCCGGGAAAGATGTACTTCTGCACCCAGGTGAACGTGTTCCGGGTGGCGAGCATGCGCTCGTGCGGCATCACGATCGCCTGCACCACCGCGACGCCGTCCGGCGCCAGCCGCCGCTCGATCGCGTCGAAGTAGACCGGCCAGTACTTCTCGCCGACCGCCTCGATCATCTCCACGCTGAGCACCGCGTCGAACTCGCCGATCTGGTCGCGGTAGTCGCGCAGCGCGACCTGGACCCGGTCGCTCACCCCGGCGTCGGCGATCCGGCGCTGGGCGAGCAGCGCCTGCTGGGACGCGATCGTGATTGCGGTCACCCACGCACCGCGCTGCGCCGCGCGGATCGCCAGGCTGGCCCAGCCGCAGCCGATGTCGAGCACCCGGGACCCGGACCGCACACCGGCGGCGTCCAGGATCGCGTCCAGCTTGCGCAGCTGGGCCGGCGTGAGCTCGTCGTACGACGCGCTGCCGAGGTCCGCGAGCGGATCGCCGCCGAAGTACGCGGCCGAGTACGTCAGGGTCGGGTCGAGGAACTCGGAGAACATCGCGTTGCTCAGGTCGTAGTGCCGGCTGACGTTCTCCCGCGCGCCGGCCCGGTCGTTCTCCTGGTCGGCCGGCTGGGACTTGGTCACCAGCCAGCGCAGCGACTGCGCCCACCGCGGCAGCAGGTGCCGGGTCTCCTCGTTGCTGAACCGCTCGGCGAACGGCACCAGCAGGTCGGCCAGGTCGGTGCCCGGCTCGGGGTCCCAGTCGCCGGCCAGGTAGGCCTCGCCGAACCCGGAGCCCGCGTCCTGCCCCAGCCGGTCCAGGAACGGTCCGCTGCGGTGCACGAGCATGGTCGGACCGCCGTTGCCGTAGCGCCGGTTGTCCAGCACGATCGAGACCGGCAGGTCCTTGGCGACCATCCGGATCGCGGCCAGCGCGCCGGCCCGGCGGACCGGGTTGGAGCGGGGCGCGACCAGGGAGGGCCACGTCTGAGGCACCGGCTGGTGCACCGCTGGCAAGAGATCCGTCATGTCTGTGTCTACCTCGGGTTTCGTCCGTCCTGGTCGCACCCTAAGGCCGGAAGGCGGCCGTCGGGTGTGACCAGGAAGGCACGGTGGTGTCAGCCGGTGCGCTGACCCAGGTACAGGTGATTGCCGTCGGGGTCCTCGGCACGGGCTTCCCGCTCACCCCACGGCTGGTCGGCCGGTTCCTGGGTGATCCGCCCACCGGCGGCCCGGATCCGGTCGACGAGGCCGTCGAGGTCGTCGGTGTAGAGCCAGAGCGCGATCGGCGGCCGGCCCGGCGTGACCCGGAAGTCCGGGTCGTGGCCGAGCCCCAGCGAGGCCTTGCCGAACTGCACACTCACGTACGCCGGTGCGCCCTCGGGTGGGAACTGGTACACCTGCTCACCACCGAGCACGTCGGTGTAGAACGGCAGCAGCCGGTCCAGGTCAGCAGTCGTCACGATAGGGAAAACGTCGTCGACGGCCATGAGTTACCTCCTCGTTCCGCAGGATGGACGACAACCTGACGAACGGGAAGCCCCGGGATCGACAGCCGCCCGGCTCAGCGGCCCTTCATCGCCTGCCGGGCGCCCTTGAGGCTGGTCGGCACCGGGCCCTTCGGCATCGGCACCTGCGGGCGGACCGCGTCCAGCGCCTTCAGCCTCTGCAGCAGGTCGGTGATCTCGGACGGCTGCAGCGCCTGGGGCAGCTTCATCACGTGCTTGGTGAGCTTGCGGATGTCGATCTCGCCCTCACCCTTGCCGGCCACGAGCTGGATCACCGGCGCGCCGCCGGCCACCCGGGTGTGCTTCTTGCCCTCGGCGGCCAGCAGGTTCTTCACCCGGGTCGGCTGGCCCTCGCCGACCAGGACGATGCCCGGCCGGCCGACGACGCGGTGCACGATGTCGGCGTTCTTGGTGACCGCGACCGCGGGCGTCACGTTCCAGCCGCGGCGCAGCGTCTGCAGCGCCGAGGCGGCCGCGCCGGCCTGGCCCTCGATCTGGCTGTACGCCGCCTTCTCCACCCGGCGGCCGAACACGATCGTGGTGGCCAGGAAGCCGAGCGCGACGCCGAGCGGGATCCAGATCAGCAGCGGGCCGACCAGGAAACCGAGCGCGACGAACACGGCGACCACGCCGAGGAAGATCGCGGCGAGCAGCAGCCCGATCCGGGGGTCGGACTTCTTGGTCAGCTGGTACGCCGACCTGATCTGCTTCAGCCGGCTGGTCTTCTCGGCGGGGGCGTCGTTCTTGGCCATCTCTACCTTTGTCCGTGTCCGTCGTGTCGGGTCAGGCGTCCTGGGTCGCGGGCTCGGCCGCCACCTGGGCGGCGGTCGTCCGCGACTCCACAGCCTGACGGTACAGCCGACCGGCCCGGTAGGACGAACGGACGAGCGGTCCGGACATCACTCCGGCGAAGCCGATCTGCTCGGCCTCGGCCTGCAGTTCGACGAACTCCTCCGGCCGGACCCAGCGCTCGACCGGGTGGTGCCGCACCGAGGGACGCAGGTACTGGGTGATGGTGATGATCTCGCAGCCGGCGGCGTGCAGGTCGGCCAGCGCCTGGCTGACCTCCTCGCGGGTCTCGCCCATGCCGAGGATCAGGTTGCTCTTGGTGACCAGGCCGTAGTCGCGGGCCTGGGTGATCACGTCCAGCGAGCGCTCGTAGCGGAAGCCGGGACGGATCCGGCGGAAGATCCGGGGCACCGTCTCGACGTTGTGCGCGAACACCTCGGGCCGCGAGGAGAACACCTCGGCCAGCTGCTCGGGCACCGCGTTGAAGTCGGGCGCGAGCATCTCGACGCCGGTGCCCGGGTTCAGCGCGTGGATCTGGCGGATCGTCTCGGCGTACAGCCAGGCGCCGCCGTCCTCGAGGTCGTCGCGCGCGACACCGGTCACGGTCGCGTAGCGCAGACCCATCTTGGTGACCGACTCGGCCACCCGGCGCGGCTCGTCACGGTCCAGCGCCTGCGGCTTGCCGGTGTCGATCTGGCAGAAGTCGCAGCGCCGGGTGCACTGGTCACCGCCGATGAGGAAGGTGGCCTCGCGGTCCTCCCAGCACTCGAAGATGTTCGGACAGCCGGCTTCCTGGCACACCGTGTGCAGTTCTTCGGACTTCACCAGCGCCTGCAGCTTCTGGTACTCCGGGCCCATCTTCGCGCGCGTCTTGATCCACTCGGGTTTGCGCTCGATCGGGGTCTCCGCGTTGCGCACCTCGAGCCTGAGCAGCTTCCGTCCTTCTGGGGCGATCGTCACGCCCTCCAGAGTACGCGGCGCCGGTCAGGGGCAAGCGCGGGAGTGCCTGCTGACCGCCCGGCACGCTGCGTGCAGGCGATCAGGCGGCGCGCGCGGCCCTTAGGGTGGTGGACCATGGTCAGCCTTCGCCGCTCCGGCGCCGCGCCCGACGCCGAGGCGCCCGCCGCTTCCGGAACGACGGTGTCCGAGCCGGGCACGCCCCCGACCACCGGCGTCCGGGCGG from Kribbella flavida DSM 17836 harbors:
- a CDS encoding glycoside hydrolase family 76 protein: MIVSRSRVLRALVAGVATLAVGLVSVPPAEAEPGAGPGGAAGPTATARARVAADVLMSSYEPVKAWFPSSWWNSAVALQTIGDYMERTGDRRYLPQLDNTFEKAKGVFPAGYLSGDPLLGNFTSRAIDDSEWWALTWIQTYDLTKNPKYLAMAVTIAEYVEDYWDNTCGGGVWWDAERTYKNAVTNGLWIRLTAELHNRIPGDRHWLGRAQQGWNWFVGSGMINADGLVNDGLKTGTCQSNNETVWTYNQGLAIGAGLELWRATRNPELLTTVRRLADSAIGARGLVSNGILTESCDVLGKVCDDNQKQFKGIFMRYWMDLTDTTHNRRYTAFQTRQAATVWDNDRDAAGRLGLRWSGAASPTDPNVFDWRTQASALSALIADVPAQPPVRSLSASMSPAQPVVLSASGSATHVKLVARLQATAPAGQRIKAEVRASGPSGWTVSPRQATVTLYPKGNAVPAQAEVELDVTIPGGTADGRYPITVSATSGPLLSFTTQAEILVARTVNFDTGTAAELPWLWDAGGSQSHGPQNRFADGNAYFVYRFPFPSGTTAASTTLTIDNEYHVEVSGDGRRWTTVARETRHIHGGENKAVRTFDLTPHLGPDKAAYVRVSDSFPEEGWGGRVTHVSAAFTS
- a CDS encoding NUDIX domain-containing protein; amino-acid sequence: MTRLPSASSTHTVGELVLGELGSLPMNRSATILPLSARVAWTCSVGLQGGTSSASGVSMPPEAPRHLVERGTSSADTFARDAHLKTSDAAAPTVAVVVRLAVKLLLLDGEGCVLLIHGKDPRTGAECWYPVGGGVEPGETLQEAAAREAYEETGLAELAVGSPVWWRDHTYEFDGRAVEVHEEWLMHRVDGSPRCRRSSVSTKRAASWGSGGGGRRSWWRPRRRSSHLASASCCWAC
- a CDS encoding DUF6879 family protein, with the protein product MTSEPAAFQLFRAAERSALHLETRDLYEPRDPDWNEWRSGGRFDPARRWHVFHDLVRDTTSRGVEVRRARIVSEPISEYVRFEYDVTEPHNLAAGEQVRWLPRQHSAELLVPANDFWVFDAQVVLWNFFDGDGSWVGEERVDDPELARLCVASFDAVWDRAIPHQEYHPS
- a CDS encoding helix-turn-helix domain-containing protein; the encoded protein is MPTPPAFSNAQKAKRDFGVRLGEIRKAAGFTGRALASSCGWHESKVSRIENGRTSPSATDVQAWAETCAALDQLPDLIASLEAIEGMFVEWRRMERTGLKRAQQAVLPLWERTRRFRTYSPWLIPGAVQTESYTRAVLRGTSARRGLPDDVDAAVTVRKDRLRLLYEGNRTFAVLIEESVLRNVIGGADVMAGQLGHLLTVGELPSVSLGILPMGLDRTGMPPVEDFWIFDDSQVNVELISGYLTITQPGELAMYADAFRRLADLAVVGAGARRLVAAAIEALE
- the glnA gene encoding type I glutamate--ammonia ligase codes for the protein MFSSAEELLAYVKDEGVEIIDVRFCDLPGIMQHFTVPVSSFGPEVFEEGLAFDGSSVRGFQQIHESDMMLLPDPTTAFIDTFRGAKTLVINFFVHDPLTGEAYSRDPRNIARKAQAYLASTGIADTAFFAPEAEFYVFDDVRFETKANTGYYAIDSIAGAWNTGRVEDGGNRGYKVRYKGGYFPVAPTDHFGELRDDITLALEKSGLVVERAHHEVGTAGQAEINFRFDELLTSADNVMKFKYIVKNTAWAAGKTATFMPKPIFGDNGSGMHCHQSLWSNGDPLFYDESGYGGLSDMARWYIGGLLKHAPSLLAFTNPTVNSYHRLVPGFEAPVNLVYSQRNRSACIRIPITGSNPKAKRIEFRCPDPSANPYLAFSAQLLAGIDGIRNKIEPADPVDKDLYELPPEEHKQLNQVPTSLPAVIDALEADHDFLLEGDVFTSDLIETWIDLKRETEIAPIQLRPHPHEFELYYDV
- a CDS encoding RDD family protein, with the translated sequence MASSAHPGTGPAEEFRYPGSRLGLPEDGPGSVTGWGRRLLALVVDWLIAGLIASAITSKPMWAGGNDYNTAQLVTFFAMSAILAGLVGFTVGHRICGLRVLRVGAQGPGYTAQVGLLAGVIRAFLICLVLPAVVYDRDRRGLHDRAASTIVVRR
- a CDS encoding SAM-dependent methyltransferase, which translates into the protein MTDLLPAVHQPVPQTWPSLVAPRSNPVRRAGALAAIRMVAKDLPVSIVLDNRRYGNGGPTMLVHRSGPFLDRLGQDAGSGFGEAYLAGDWDPEPGTDLADLLVPFAERFSNEETRHLLPRWAQSLRWLVTKSQPADQENDRAGARENVSRHYDLSNAMFSEFLDPTLTYSAAYFGGDPLADLGSASYDELTPAQLRKLDAILDAAGVRSGSRVLDIGCGWASLAIRAAQRGAWVTAITIASQQALLAQRRIADAGVSDRVQVALRDYRDQIGEFDAVLSVEMIEAVGEKYWPVYFDAIERRLAPDGVAVVQAIVMPHERMLATRNTFTWVQKYIFPGGLIPSVKVIKQVTNQHTGLHTQVLRSLGPDYARTLRIWRNRFIEQWPNIATLGFDDTFCRMWEFYLAYSEAGFRAGYLDDVQLLLTRR
- a CDS encoding VOC family protein encodes the protein MAVDDVFPIVTTADLDRLLPFYTDVLGGEQVYQFPPEGAPAYVSVQFGKASLGLGHDPDFRVTPGRPPIALWLYTDDLDGLVDRIRAAGGRITQEPADQPWGEREARAEDPDGNHLYLGQRTG
- a CDS encoding DUF4191 domain-containing protein encodes the protein MAKNDAPAEKTSRLKQIRSAYQLTKKSDPRIGLLLAAIFLGVVAVFVALGFLVGPLLIWIPLGVALGFLATTIVFGRRVEKAAYSQIEGQAGAAASALQTLRRGWNVTPAVAVTKNADIVHRVVGRPGIVLVGEGQPTRVKNLLAAEGKKHTRVAGGAPVIQLVAGKGEGEIDIRKLTKHVMKLPQALQPSEITDLLQRLKALDAVRPQVPMPKGPVPTSLKGARQAMKGR
- the lipA gene encoding lipoyl synthase yields the protein MTIAPEGRKLLRLEVRNAETPIERKPEWIKTRAKMGPEYQKLQALVKSEELHTVCQEAGCPNIFECWEDREATFLIGGDQCTRRCDFCQIDTGKPQALDRDEPRRVAESVTKMGLRYATVTGVARDDLEDGGAWLYAETIRQIHALNPGTGVEMLAPDFNAVPEQLAEVFSSRPEVFAHNVETVPRIFRRIRPGFRYERSLDVITQARDYGLVTKSNLILGMGETREEVSQALADLHAAGCEIITITQYLRPSVRHHPVERWVRPEEFVELQAEAEQIGFAGVMSGPLVRSSYRAGRLYRQAVESRTTAAQVAAEPATQDA